Within the Mumia flava genome, the region GTCCTGCGCCTGACGGACGAGGGCACGACCCGACCCGTACTGCTCCCAGCAGCCGTACTGGCCGCACCCGCACTTGATCCCCGCCGGGACGACCCGCAGGTGCCCGATCTCGGCCGCGACGCCGTTCGCGCCACGGTTCAGCTGACCCGCCTGCACGATCCCGCCGCCGATCCCGGTCCCGACGGTGACCAGCAGGAGGTCGTCCACGTCCGCGCCGGCGCCGAAGCGGAACTCGCCCCAGGCGGCTGCGTTCGCGTCGTTCTCCACCACCACCGGGAGATCCGTACGACGCTCGAGCTCGTCCGCGATCCGCTCGTCCTCCCACTCGATGTTGGGGGCGAACAGGACCGTACGCCGGGCTGCGTCGACGAACCCCGCGGCGCCGACCCCGACCGCCTCGATCTCGTGTCGCTCCTTCAGCCCCGCCACGGCGCGTGCGACCGCGTCGGTGATCAGCCCTGGCTCGGTCGCGGGGGTCTCCAGCCGGTCCTGGGCGACGATCGTGCCGTCGACGTCGACCACCCCGATGGCGATCTTGGTCCCACCGATGTCCACCCCGACGGTCAGTCCCATCCGCCATCCTCCAGATCGATGTCCTGCACTCCACGATCACGCCCGTGCTCACCCGCACCGGAACCAGGGGGCTGCGAGAACGAGTCCACCACACCACGCAGCGCGAGGGCGAGCGAGGCCGCCGCCGACGCCAGGTGATCGGCGACCTCGGGCCTGGCCTCGCGCAGGAGCGTGATCAGCTGGCACAGCGGGCAGAGCGCGCAGCTCGACGCGGTGTG harbors:
- a CDS encoding ROK family glucokinase, with amino-acid sequence MGLTVGVDIGGTKIAIGVVDVDGTIVAQDRLETPATEPGLITDAVARAVAGLKERHEIEAVGVGAAGFVDAARRTVLFAPNIEWEDERIADELERRTDLPVVVENDANAAAWGEFRFGAGADVDDLLLVTVGTGIGGGIVQAGQLNRGANGVAAEIGHLRVVPAGIKCGCGQYGCWEQYGSGRALVRQAQDRIQAGMKEVAALSALVDGDPSRITGPLITEEARRGDPLAIDLIADVGRWLGEGIASLVAVLDPSVVAVGGGVAKAGDLLLDPARAAFWRTLPAALNRPQAAIRRATLGNDAGMIGAADLARSHA